Proteins co-encoded in one Arachis hypogaea cultivar Tifrunner chromosome 13, arahy.Tifrunner.gnm2.J5K5, whole genome shotgun sequence genomic window:
- the LOC140177784 gene encoding uncharacterized protein, which yields MVGMKKVNVHTRKGAKTGNRKKGKGRFDEVDNDEDHVLPQRAFSPFRAPMTTFSCFMQQLEHKKASVREEGLAAFIKIFNEGTQDSILEKRFVTYLYQVLNCLKKGLTKEKQLASQALGLMAITAFETDNVEEIYTYTISLVTELLQIPNKVL from the exons ATGGTGGGGATGAAGAAAGTTAATGTGCACACGAGGAAAGGTGCCAAGACGGGAAACAGAAAGAAAG GTAAAGGAAGATTTGATGAAGTTGATAACGATGAAGATCATGTGTTGCCACAGCGTGCGTTTTCCCCGTTTCGTGCTCCAATGACAACTTTCTCATGTTTCATGCAACAATTGGAACATAAAAA GGCTTCCGTTAGAGAGGAAGGATTAGCGGCTTTTATTAAAATCTTTAACGAAGGAACTCAAGACAGTATTTTAGAAAAACG CTTCGTCACTTACCTGTACCAAGTTTTGAATTGCCTTAAAAAAGGTTTGACTAAAGAGAAACAATTGGCTTCTCAAGCTCTTG GGCTAATGGCAATAACAGCTTTTGAAACTGATAATGTAGAAGAAATATACACATACACAATTTCTTTAGTTACTGAACTACTGCAAATTCCTAACAAGGTACTTTAG